In Leptodactylus fuscus isolate aLepFus1 chromosome 2, aLepFus1.hap2, whole genome shotgun sequence, one genomic interval encodes:
- the TMEM39B gene encoding transmembrane protein 39B produces the protein MAGGRRGPNRTSYCRTPLCDPGSAGGAVHGGAPTVSGVRSRARSSSNTGLSSPPLAAQTVVPLRHCKIPELPADRHLVFELQLFLCHLIALFVHYINIYKTVWWYPPSHPPSHTSLNFHLIDFNVLTLTTIVLARRLIAAIVREASQGGKSSLPHSLLLVATRFAVLTGTGWSLCRSIILLFRTHSFLNLLFLCYPFGMYIPFLHLGYDFRRSSLFAHVPNTRVGGDLGSVDKAGRDYLTVLQHMWRPSTDPLPTHACCLSPDLIRSEVHYLKLDFNWRVREVLLSSMLSAYYVAFVPVWFVKSTQYYDKRWSCELFLQVSLSTSVILTQHLLPARYCDLLHKAAAHLGCWQKVDPALCSNMLQHSWMEECMWPQGVLVKHNKNVYKAVGHYNVAIPSDMSHLRFHFFFSNPLRVLNILTTLEGFLIFYQLYSLLSSEKWHHTISLALILFSNYYAFFKLLRDRIVLGKAYSYTGASDSEQKLN, from the exons ATGGCTGGGGGCCGCCGGGGCCCAAATCGGACATCGTACTGCCGCACTCCCCTTTGTGACCCTGGATCTGCAGGTGGTGCCGTCCATGGAGGAGCTCCAACTGTGAGTGGAGTGAGGTCCAGAGCAAG GAGTAGTTCCAATACAGGATTGTCAAGTCCCCCTCTTGCTGCACAGACAGTGGTACCCCTGCGGCATTGCAAAATCCCTGAACTACCTGCAGATCGCCACCTTGTTTTTGAGCTGCAGTTATTTCTGTGTCACCTGATTGCCTTGTTTGTGCACTACATCAATATCTACAAGACTGTTTGGTGGTACCCACCATCCCACCCACCTTCACATACGTCTCTG AACTTCCACCTGATAGATTTTAATGTTCTAACCCTCACAACAATTGTGCTTGCTCGAAGATTAATTGCAGCAATTGTGCGGGAG GCCTCACAGGGAGGTAAATCTTCTCTGCCACACTCATTACTGTTGGTGGCCACACGGTTTGCTGTACTAACAGGAACAGGATGGAGTTTATGTCGCTCCATAATCTTGTTGTTCAGAACACACTCGTTCCTCAACCTTCTTTTCTTATGTTATCC aTTTGGTATGTATATCCCATTTCTACATCTGGGGTATGATTTTCGTCGGTCAAGCCTTTTTGCCCATGTACCCAACACACGTGTTGGTGGAGACCTGGGGTCTGTTGATAAAGCAGGTCGGGATTACTTGACAGTACTGCAGCACATGTGGAGGCCCAGCACAGATCCTCTTCCAACACATGCATGCTGCCTGTCGCCAGATTTAATTCGCAGTGAAGTGCACTACTTGAAGCTGGACTTCAATTGGCGTGTTCGGGAGGTGCTGCTTAGCTCTATGCTGTCTGCATACTATGTTGCATTTGTGCCTGTATGGTTTGTTAAG agcacacagtattatgacaagCGTTGGTCATGTGAACTATTTCTTCAAGTTTCCCTGAGCACTTCAGTCATCCTTACCCAGCACCTCCTGCCTGCACGGTACTGCGATCTGTTGCATAAAGCAGCTGCTCACCTTGGGTGCTGGCAAAAAGTAGACCCAGCACTATGCTCCAACATGCTTCAACACTC GTGGATGGAGGAGTGCATGTGGCCCCAGGGAGTGTTGGTAAAACACAACAAGAATGTCTATAAAGCGGTTGGTCACTATAATGTGGCGATTCCCTCTGATATGTCTCATTTGCGGTTCCAT TTTTTCTTCAGTAATCCACTGCGAGTTCTGAACATTTTAACAACACTGGAAGGATTTCTCATCTTTTATCAATTATACTCCCTTCTGTCTTCAGAGAAGTGGCATCATACAATTTCTCTAGCCCTAATCCTTTTCAGTAATTACTACGCCTTTTTCAAGTTGCTGCGTGACCGGATTGTGCTGGGGAAAGCGTATTCATATACTGGCGCTTCAGACTCTGAACAGAAGCTGAATTGA